Genomic segment of Perognathus longimembris pacificus isolate PPM17 chromosome 11, ASM2315922v1, whole genome shotgun sequence:
TGTTTCAAAGGCACTATGGATTTCTTTTGGGAAGCACACATTGTGGAACTTGGTGGTAGACGGCACAACGCCAAATACTGAACAACCGAATTGAGAAGCTTAGTCCTATCGCAAAACACGAAGTGCTCTGAAGTACCTCAGCATCCAAAACCGACAACGTCCATTACAAGGATCCATACTAAACTATCCTATGTATGACTAAGGCCATCTCTCTCTGGAGACGTATCCTTGTGATATCCATTACTACTCCTTAAGCACAACCTCGATTTTTCTGCATttaaagcagatttttttaagttgatatCCGACAGGTTACTGTGTACAATCGTACATAGGCCAGAAAGAGAGCAATACAagttattattcccattttgtaaatacacAAATGAAGTCTCCAAAGAAAGTTAACTCATGTACTGTATGGAGCTAAAAAGAATAGCGTGATTCAATCTCCTACTCTTAATTTTAACTAACTTTCccgttatttaaaaaaaaacacacgcaTGTATTGGACATGTGGATCGGTGGCCTGGCGCGATGACTGTCCGCGATGCCCTAGGTTCCATCTCAGTGCTGcggaaaattataaataaatgaataaaataacccATAGAACGTACTGCCGTCTAACAGCATTGGatcaaatatttagaaataatacCCAGTATTTATGTATAATGAAATGGCGACTACTACAGCACAGAGAAACAAATTAACTTGTCCAAGGCAACACAGCCTCTGGAAAAGGCAACTGCATCCCCACACGGTAAGGTTCAGGTTTTCCCCGAAGCTCCCCGGGGCCCCGGCATCACAGGGGAGCGGAAAGGGCCCGAGAACACGCGGCGGTGGCCGGCGTTCGCAGACCCCGACCGGCGCCATCTCGACACGCCCCCGTCGGAGTCCCCCGCAGCCGCGGCAGGTGGGCAGTGTAGGAGGCCAAGGGGAACCGCGGGGACCCGAGCCGCGGGAAGGGGCGAAGGAGGCGGCCGCCGTGCGGCGGGGGTGAGGCGCGGCCGGGCCCCTTACCTCCTCCAAAGCCGAAGCCATGGTGCGGGCGGGTCGGGCCAAAGGCCGAAACTGCGGTCGCGCACGGGGACGAACGGGAAACGCCGGCCAGAGCGCGACCACCGCGAGCGGAGACCCCGACCGGCGCCAGACGCAGCGCTCGCGCACCCCGCGTACGCCCGCCCGTGCGcgagcccgccgcccgcccctccGCACGCGGCACCTCTAGAACCTTCGCGAGGCCGCCGCCCGCCTCTGTCAGCCCCGCCCCGCCTTGGCCCCGCCCTCGTGTCGGCCCCGCCCTCTCGCCGAACCTCCTAGCAACGCTCAACTCTCGCGAGCGAGCCAGCAGTTCGAGAAGACTGATGCCGCTTCCTCCCCGCCCCAGTAACTGTGCGTATCATACTTTGACCGCGTTTGCCCTGCTGCGCAGTCGCGGTGCGGAACCGCTACTTTAACCCAGCCCCGGAAATAACGTGCAGATCTGTGGGGTCGATATGGGGAGTGGTTAGGGAGTGGGCTGTTTCCGTCTTCTCCGACACCAGGCCGGCCGGGCAGCCATCTTAGGTTAGTCAGCCGCCGCGAGCCCAGGACAAAAAAACATCAAGGGCGGGGGGAGGCGAAGCCTAGGTACAGTAAGACGGGACGGAGCGAGTATGTTACGGGGGGAGGATTCCTGAAGGAGACACTTTAATTTTCAGTGGTTTTGGCGCGCTGGAGGCGTCGCGCGCCGAGCGTCGCCGACGTGGTGGCGTCATCACCGGGCGGCGGTAAGAAGCGGGGGGCTGCGTGGCCACGTGACACGGCTCCGTAGCGCGACCCGGCTTAGCGCGGCTGACCTGCGGCTCCTCTTTCCGTGGCTGAAGTTTCGGCCCCGCCGTTCGCGAACTGTTGAAGCACGCGTTTCCAGCGCCATCGTCCCTTTTATGGCCATCCCGCGAGTCTAGTTCCCACCTGGGTTTGGATTCGATGTAAGTGAGCCTGTTGACTCTCGGAGGAAATGTGGCGAAATTCTTTTTCTTGGGACCGTGTTCGGCTTTCCGGTGCTCGCAGCCCTCGCTCGGTAAAGCCCCAGCGAGACCCGCCGGCTCGATTATTTGAGTTTCTGGCGGCTTTAAGACGCCCGGAAGCGTAAATATCTGCCGCCAGTTGGCTTTCGAGCTCGCCCCGAGTGGCGATTAGCGTTAGCAAGTCAGGAGGCGCAAGCAACTAGGAGAAGGCTGGCGGGCCATTATTGTCGCGGGGGATCGGAAGTCCAGTACGTGCGGAAACaaatgagcccccccccccactcgcgTGGGTCTCACTCTCGCGGCGGCTTAGGGAAAAAAGGCAGGCCGGAGAGTTCCTTTTGTTGGTTTAGTTTCGTTTAAGTGAAGTCTCCGACCCGCGGCCCCGTGGTCGGTAGTATTCAAAATGAAAGTAGTCTTTCCTGGAGTGGGAGGACGGGCACCGAGAAACCACTAGGGGGCTTTTGAGGCTTAAGTATTGTTTTTCTCGATTTAGGATCGGTAATAGGTGGATGTACTTTATATAGAGATTTCACTGAGCTGTAAACTCAGATTTTTGTGGAAAgttttagggtttgtttttttttttgttgttgttcgctTGTTTGCTTTCCCGGATCTGGGGCCTGGACTCGGGccatgctctcccttagctttttttcgtTCGAGACCGGTGTTTTACCACTTtcatgagccacaattccacttctggctttttgctgcttaattggaggtaattcTGTGggacagttttctggtgggttttttgtttttttttgagctggcttcgaacttcgatCTTCGGATCCCAGCCTCCGGCCTAGCTTGGAATGTAGGCAGGAGCCGTTGGCGCCCAGCTTCCTTTGTAGTTTATACTTAAGGCCTAGGCGGGGATTTTCCAAAGTGATAAAGTGTTACAAATCTGGTGGGAGGCTGAGGCGCAAGGATTACTTGAGCCCGTGAGTTGCAGActaccagcctgggcaacaataGTGAGGAACCCTTCTCCCCCAAGTTCATGAAATGAACTAAGTGTTGTGCGTTTTATTGTAAGTAAATTAGTTGAGCAGAATAGATAGAAGCGTCTACGGGGACATTAGAAATGATACTAAAAGGGCCAAATGCAGGAATTAAAAGAaccgggaggggaaaaaaaagagcaacttCTGTCCGCCTTTTAGATAGGGGCTATCTGtaatttgctttcttttattaGATGTAGAGTCCGAATATTAAAGACGACCTGTATTTTGAGTTACCTTAGGCCACTCGTCTCCgtgttttaaaatagtaaaactCAGCTATGTTTTGGGTAATAGACCCATCGTAAGCCCATTGTCTCTAATAATTAGTTGATAGATGACAGGAACACATGTATTTTCCcagctcaaaaaatataaaacgcCCCTAGGAAAACCGTTTGAGCTTTTCTACTCCTACTGTATTTAAAGCaggagttatttttatttgcctttttttgtttCCCTATGTCTCCCTacttagtccttttttttttaagctaaaacTTTTGCTAAACTTCCACTTGTGAGTTTGTGAAACTCACCGATCTTTTTTGTCCTGGACATTTAGGTCCCATGAATTGTGTGGAAATTGGGAAACTGAGTTAAGGAATTTTTGCCTTCTTGTATTGGGAAAAGgtccattttggctttttcttttccttgttcacAAATTGTTCCTCAATTTTTTTAAGTGTCCAGCTGATTGGCATAAACTTAAACACTTAGGAGAAACAAATACCCTCCACTGTGCTTGGTGAGATGTCACCTCATTTTCTTAATCACTTAGGCCAAGGAGTCCTACTGAGTCTTCAGCCTCAGGGGCTGTGTCCTATCTTCAGAATTCTAGGAATCAAACACTTCTCACATTCTCCACTGCTATTACCATTCTCCTTTCTAGCCTCTCCCTGCTTTAAACACTGGTATTTTTATTAGTCTTTGAACCCATTGGATGTTTTCTCATCTCCAAGACTACTATTGCTTTTTCTCTGCCTAAAAGTGACACTGGTCTGGCTTTTCTAGGCTGCATGAGTTAGATTCATAGAAACAGAATCTGTAGAGGAGAGAGAATGGGAGGATAAGAAATTGACTTGCACAGTTGTAGGAATTAGCTAAGCAAGTCTAATAAAACTTATAGGCCAGGTAGACAGAAAGGGAAGATCATGGGCAGACTATCCCTTAAGAACTAGTTAAAACTTTTTTCCAGCAGAAGTCTGGGAGGAAGTACATGAGCTAGCTAGAACTGCACTCTCAGGAAGCCTCAGCTCTGCTGACTGTTAAGACCTTCCAACTGATTGGGCCCAAGTGGATTATCCAGGATATCTTCCCCTTACTCAAAGTGACCCTGATTAGGGCTTTAGTTATATGTGCAAGATTCCTTCACAGCAGCGTTGTTTTGACTGAATAACTGGAGTTTAGGCCAagtttacatatttaaaaaatacaactatCGTTAATTTCATCCTCACCAGTTTCTATCATTCTCTTACCTGTTCACTGTACGTTCTATTGCCTGAAATTAATCTTTTTCCCAAGACTGTGCGTGGGCAGTTGTGGATGTTGTATTGTGTACATCTATTAATGTCTGGAGAGACAGTTTTGGTTGTCGCTATTGAAAAAACCACTAGCATTTAATAGGTAAGGTCCAGAGATACTTAAACACCTGGCAATGCACAGGGCAACTTTCTCCTCACCTACAATCCTACCCCCTAATAAAAGAAACATCTAGTCCAAAATTAGTACAAGTAAACTACTAAAGGTAAGTTCCACAAATCTACAGAGACAGATTTGTCTCCgttcacttcatttttatttaatcttaGAATGGAGATGGCACAATAGGTAACCAGTTAATACTGATTTAACAACACAGATTACCTAATCTTTTTAGTACATCCCTCAGAGATTCTTATCCTAGCTAGGAAGTTTAGTAAGCAAGCCCTGGATGTTGAGTAAAGGCTTTAGATTCTCTTATCTATGAGTTTGGGCTAGTTAAATTCTCAGAAGCTTGTTTGCTCTCGTGTCTCTTTGGGGACTAGAATACCTAATAACACAGCTACAGTGGTCTGCTCACATAAAAACACAACTTAATTACTGAAAATATGTCTTTGTGCCATTTCAGGTTAAGAACTGAAAGAAGATGCACCTGGCCTTTCCCTGGAGCCTTCTGTGTTTTTAATCATCAGGTGGAATCTAGGGTTCTCTGGCCCTAAACCGTATTTGTTTCACAAAAATAGAAATTAGTTCTACCTTAGTGGACAGATTGTTGCCTACCATAATTGTCTCCCATTGAAGGCCTCTGTGACTGCTCTTTAAGCTACAGAACTCTGTGCTCAAGCTTGTCTGACATCTGTCCTGTCAAGCATTCATGATGCTGGGCCCTGAGGGAGGTGAAGGCTTTGTGGTCAAACTCCGTGGCTTGCCATGGTCCTGCTCAATTGAGGACGTGCAGAACTTTCTCTCCAACTGCACGATTCACAATGGGGTGGCAGGTGTCCATTTCATTTATACTAGAGAAGGCAGGCAGAGTGGTGAGGCTTTTGTTGAACTTGAATCACAAGATGATGTAAAACTGGCCCTGAAAAAAGACAGGGAAAGCATGGGCCACCGGTACATCGAGGTGTTCAAGTCTCACAGAACCGAGATGGATTGGGTGTTGAAGCACAGCGGTCCAAACAGCGCTGACTGTGCTAATGATGGCTTCGTGCGGCTCCGGGGACTCCCGTTTGGATGCACAAAGGAAGAAATCATTCAGTTCTTCTCAGGGTTGGAAATCGTGCCAAATGGGATCACATTGCCGGTGAATGCTGAGGGCAAGATTACAGGGGAGGCCTTCGTGCAGTTTGCCTCACAGGAATTAGCTGAGAAGGCCCTGGGGAAGCACAAGGAGAGAATAGGGCACCGCTATATTGAAGTGTTCAAGAGCAGTCAGGAGGAAGTTAGGTCCTACTCAGATATGCCTCTGAAGTTTATGTCTGCACAGCGCCCGGGGCCCTATGATCGGCCTGGCACAGCCCGGAGATACATGGGCATTGTGAAGCAGGCAGGCCTGGATAGGATGAGATCCAGTGCCTACAGTGCAGGCTATGGGGGCTATGAGGAGTATAGTGGCCTCAGTGACAGCTATGGCTTCACCACTGACCTCTTTGGGAGAGACCTCAGCTACTGTCTCTCCGGCATGTACGACCATAGATACGGAGACGGCGAGTTCACCGTGCAGAGCACCACCGGCCACTGCGTCCACATGAGAGGGCTGCCCTACAAAGCAACCGAGAACGACATTTACAACTTCTTCTCTCCACTCAACCCCGTGAGAGTGCATATTGAGATTGGCCCAGATGGAAGAGTGACCGGAGAGGCTGACGTGGAGTTTGCTACCCATGAAGAAGCTGTGGCGGCGATGTCAAAGGACAGGGCCAACATGCAGCACAGATACATAGAACTCTTTCTGAATTCAACAACAGGGACCAGCAATGGGGTTTATAGCAGCCAGGTGATGCAGGAAATGGGGGTGTCTGCTGCCCAGGCCACCTATAGTGGTCTAGAGAGCCAGTCAGTGAGTGGTTGCTATGGGACCGGCTACAGCGGTCAGGATAACATGGGAGGGTATGACTAGTTTTGTAGGAGCATTTGAGTTAATCGAATTTTCACAGGCAGCCAGTTAGCAGTGAAAGGCAGTTTATACTAGAGGAAGCTGTGGGACCCATTTTACACCATGAGTTTGTgaaatatagatttaaaaattacttagtgTTTTCTCATGCAAACTTTTCTTCTAGCATGTGATATTGAATAAACTAAAgcttttttcttctacttttcttgATTAACATTTTTGCTAGTATTCTTCAGAGTGCTGTTATCTGAGTTCAAGTAGTTGAAGTGTGTTTATGGTGGATCTTCAACACCACGTGAGCACACTGGGGACACGTACTTTTTGGAGATCTCAAAGGTGCTAGATCCCTAATCAAAGAGAAGCAGTTCTCATGCTTGTTCATTCtagtttatatttcatttaatatgttttaGATTAGGTTaagttttaagttttttaaaagttAGTTTTGAGAATTGAGACACAATACTAATACTGTAGGAATTGGTGAGGCCTTGACTTAAAGCTTTCTTTGTACTGTGATTTCCTTTCGGGTGTATTTTGCTAAGTGAAACTTGTTAAAATTTTTGttaactgaatttttttcttaaaataaaaaatttttcacaatgaaaaaatatgtacatgtatatatgctatAAACATTAGGTCTGATTTTATTACTCGGATATCCTCATCCACAGCTAGGCCTTAGACCTAATCATGTCAGAGCTGCCCATTTCTAAAATCTTAAGCTCTAAAAGCCCATGTTCTGAAGTAGGTTCTGTTTTTCCAGCACTCCTACCTAATTAGTACATCAGCACCATAGTCCAGCAtctccattttttccctttttattggcCTGTACAGCTAGATTTGTGATCATTAGTGTTACACTAAACTCTAGGGCAAATCCCTTGGCTCTTGGCCATTTTATTACACTTGCCCAGCAAGGCCAGTCCTGCTTAGATTTTCCTAAACAAGGTTGGTGACTGGCCATTCTCTCccggaattttttttaatctaacagCTCAAATTTCCATCCAAACGAGCAACAAAACATTTTGTGTGGCTTCTTTCTAGCTCTTATCTGTAGCAGCCCCTACACTACCCTGCAGTAGTTCTGAGTAATGGGGTTTGATGGATCTGGAATTCAGACAAAAGCCAACCTTGCACCCTTGAGGTAAATGGTaacagggtggggtgggagggtgcagcacatggtagagtgctttcctagaatGCCTAAGGGTCTGGGTTCAATCTAGCACCACCACAGGAAAAGGAATGACACCATAAGGACTCATTAGGGTTATTGTATGTAGTTCTAGTACCCCCAAATAAATCTGAGTTTGAGCCTTTCCTGTAAAATTATACCCCTTccaaacaatgaaacaaacacaACTGCAATAGATGTGTTTGAAAAGTTTTAAAGGTGTGAAAATTGCTGTTTTCCCACAGTGGACAAACTAGATTCTATAAGCTTGGGATTATgtagttggttggtttttttttttttccttttgttttcttttttcatttaaacaTTTGTAATTTCTATCTTGTGACCCTGTCTAAAGTCTGGATTTCCTTGCAAATAAACTTTGAAAGATACGCTCCGAGTCTTCCTTTGATAGTAACAATTTCAATAGTCAGGATATTAACAAATATAAATGTGGCAAGCATTTTACTTACCTTTTTAGTTGAGGAAAGTGGTGAGATGGTAAAACTGAGTATTTGAGCAGTTGGGTAATTATATACAACTGGGGGATGGAATGGTAGATGACAAGGTTAGATGGGTTAATGTCCTACAGGGCAGTAAACTTAGCACATTTAGAATTATGGTTGAGCTGAAAAGGTGGGTTCACATTTCCACTTCAGAAGAACACGAGTTCGGTAGGTTTGAGGTGAACAAGGCACAGTCCTTCAGTCCTTGGTTGAAGGCTGAAAGAATATTGCTACTCACCTTTGCCTTGTTTCCAAGTTTTCAATTTTCCTCTGGAAAGGGAATGGTTTTCTTTTACACTTACCCCACCTCACCTGGCCTCCTACCTCCCCTACTTATTTATATCAAGCCCACTCATGACCTCCAGAACTTGATATTTTCCAAGTAATTATAACCTGTTTTTTTGGTAGTGGTCCTGAGGATCAAGTGCAGTCCCATTACTAGGCAGGTACTTTGCCACTACTACCTTCAACCCAAGTGTTCTATTCTCCATGAGTTTCTCATGACAGGCACATGGAACAAAGGTATCTGTGGTCTGTATTTGAGCCATaagctgcattttttttaaacaggtttGAATTAATTTTGTCCCTAGGTTTTGTTTTGATACAGCATCTTCCTATTGTagcccagcctccagcctcccctGGAACTGtgcaacccaggctggccttgagcttgtcCTCTTGAATTTGCCTCcaaagtgctgtgattacaggcaagTACCATCAAAGACAGGCCAGGGCCTGGTGGCTTACATCTCCCAGATACTCAGGGGAACAgtgctgaggaccatggttcaaagcaagttggggcaggaaagaccacaagacttatctccaattgaataGCAAAAAGGCTAAACTGGAGGTGAGATTTagatggtaaagtgccagccatgagcaaaagagcagagcaagagtacaaggccctgagttcaagcccttgtacatGCACAAAAAGGGCAGGCAGAATAGACATCACTAGGATTGTCTGCACACTGCCTCTAATCTCTACAGCCTCCTTGGTTCTGTTTGGGCCAGTCCACCCACTAGTGTTTGAAGAGAGGGCAGACAAATTTAGTAGTTGTATACGCAGCAACAGACAAAGCTTGTtttcagagcaaaaaaaaaaaaaaaagcagataaacACTATCTGGAAAGCCAAACAGAAATGATTATGGGAACCATTCCTGGGTTCCTGGCATTCCAGTCTCTTGAAAAGCAGTACCTCTTCAGGCCCAACTATTTGGCCATGCCCTGCTTtattttcatgaatttttaattttttggcagtactgaggtttgaattcaggttctCATGGTTactcagctgatgctctaccacttgagccatgtctccgtcctttctttttgctggttaaagttGGGATCTAGTGGACTCTTCTGACTGGgccaactttgaaccacaatcctctgggtCTCAGGATTACATATATCAGTGAGGCACTGATACCTGGCTAAAACTTAGGAAAGTGGCTTGAGACAGCTAGTTACTTGTTTGATggtacagggtttgaactcaggatctcacacttgctaggtaggtgcctGGCCACTGAGTCATGCCTCAACACAGGAGAGTAG
This window contains:
- the LOC125360096 gene encoding heterogeneous nuclear ribonucleoprotein F-like; translated protein: MMLGPEGGEGFVVKLRGLPWSCSIEDVQNFLSNCTIHNGVAGVHFIYTREGRQSGEAFVELESQDDVKLALKKDRESMGHRYIEVFKSHRTEMDWVLKHSGPNSADCANDGFVRLRGLPFGCTKEEIIQFFSGLEIVPNGITLPVNAEGKITGEAFVQFASQELAEKALGKHKERIGHRYIEVFKSSQEEVRSYSDMPLKFMSAQRPGPYDRPGTARRYMGIVKQAGLDRMRSSAYSAGYGGYEEYSGLSDSYGFTTDLFGRDLSYCLSGMYDHRYGDGEFTVQSTTGHCVHMRGLPYKATENDIYNFFSPLNPVRVHIEIGPDGRVTGEADVEFATHEEAVAAMSKDRANMQHRYIELFLNSTTGTSNGVYSSQVMQEMGVSAAQATYSGLESQSVSGCYGTGYSGQDNMGGYD